Proteins encoded in a region of the Stieleria neptunia genome:
- a CDS encoding glycine/sarcosine N-methyltransferase: MAPDEFLLEYKSQDYGTDPTEVRSTDTYTDEYVRGFVEKWDELIDWQQRWESEGDFFIEQLKAHGVKRVLDVATGTGFHSVRLLEAGFDVVSVDGSPYMLARAFENARQRGRVLRTVQADWRWLNQDVYGRFDAVICLGNSFTHLFDERDRRKALAEFYSALVHDGVLILDQRNYDEMLDHGFSSKHKYYYCGEKVSAEPEHVDEGLARFQYSFDDGSVYHLNMFPLRKDYTRHLMQEVGFQSVSTYGDFQETYHEREPDFFVHVASKKYEGAPR, translated from the coding sequence ATGGCGCCCGACGAATTCCTGCTCGAATACAAATCCCAAGACTACGGCACCGACCCCACGGAGGTGAGGTCAACGGATACCTACACCGATGAATATGTGCGGGGATTCGTGGAGAAGTGGGATGAGCTGATTGACTGGCAGCAGCGCTGGGAATCGGAGGGGGATTTTTTCATCGAGCAGCTCAAGGCCCACGGCGTCAAGCGGGTGCTGGACGTGGCCACCGGGACCGGTTTTCATTCGGTTCGGCTGCTTGAGGCCGGTTTTGATGTGGTCAGCGTGGACGGCAGCCCCTACATGCTCGCAAGGGCCTTTGAAAACGCCCGCCAGCGGGGACGTGTCTTGCGGACCGTCCAGGCGGATTGGCGTTGGCTGAACCAGGACGTTTACGGTCGTTTTGACGCCGTGATTTGCCTGGGCAACTCGTTCACGCACTTGTTCGACGAGCGGGACCGGCGGAAGGCGTTGGCGGAATTCTATTCGGCGTTGGTCCACGACGGCGTTTTGATTCTGGACCAGCGAAACTATGACGAAATGCTCGATCACGGTTTCAGTTCAAAGCATAAATATTACTACTGTGGCGAAAAAGTCTCGGCGGAACCGGAGCACGTCGACGAGGGGCTGGCGCGATTCCAGTACTCGTTCGACGACGGATCGGTGTACCACTTGAATATGTTTCCGCTGCGGAAGGATTACACGCGTCATCTGATGCAAGAGGTCGGTTTCCAGTCGGTGAGCACCTACGGAGATTTCCAGGAAACCTATCACGAGCGCGAGCCGGACTTTTTCGTCCACGTTGCGTCGAAGAAGTACGAGGGGGCGCCACGATGA
- a CDS encoding MarR family winged helix-turn-helix transcriptional regulator, whose product MHLLTHEDQIVAAIRQIIRAVDLHSRKLVNGHGFTGPQLAVLQEAQRLGSASPKAIARAVHLSQATVSGILQRLERRELILRKPSANDKRSVMIEISPQGEQVLQASPSLLQDRFRDALSSLEEWERLQILSTLQRVAGLMDAEHLEASPHLTPGEIPGDEEELPSPVPPTAPPSSINLNEPC is encoded by the coding sequence ATGCATTTGTTGACGCATGAGGACCAGATCGTTGCGGCGATCAGGCAGATCATTCGGGCGGTGGACCTGCATTCTCGAAAATTGGTCAACGGCCACGGGTTCACGGGCCCGCAGCTGGCCGTGTTGCAAGAAGCCCAACGCCTCGGCAGTGCATCGCCTAAAGCGATCGCCCGCGCGGTGCATCTCAGCCAGGCGACGGTGTCGGGCATCTTGCAGCGACTGGAGCGGCGGGAACTGATCCTCCGCAAACCGAGTGCGAACGACAAACGCTCCGTGATGATCGAGATTTCGCCGCAGGGCGAACAGGTCCTCCAGGCTTCGCCCTCACTGCTTCAAGACCGCTTTCGCGACGCGCTTTCGTCGTTGGAAGAGTGGGAGCGGTTGCAAATCCTTTCCACCCTGCAGCGCGTCGCTGGCCTGATGGACGCCGAACATCTCGAAGCGTCGCCCCACCTGACCCCCGGCGAAATCCCCGGTGACGAAGAGGAATTGCCCAGTCCCGTCCCGCCCACTGCCCCGCCCTCGTCGATCAACCTGAACGAGCCTTGCTGA